A stretch of Halostagnicola kamekurae DNA encodes these proteins:
- a CDS encoding DUF4397 domain-containing protein, translating to MTTTRRATMAAIGALGAGATLTGSALAVGEHEDDERAQDEGSDEVPDAVAAVRIAHFSPDAPAVDVYVDGERVLQSISYDEVSPYLEIEPGAAELTITAAGDSETVVFEDSVYFGRAFYTVAAVGELEDESFSPLILTDAGSSLVRLVHASPDAPAVDVVGNDGAMELFENVSFGTATNYVALPAGSYALDVLPAADGNGEPDAGGEAPDYDSVEGVETGGGTAVGGNESETDGNESVAAGNETAIDGNETATAGNETATGTNDGETGVDDTAAETGDDSGRTDEAVASLEVTLEQGGAYTVAAIGYLEATDDETAFDVTVLEDGPMAVLSEAEESGSSGDAGSSDETGGDDSDGRADAADGTTSAENETGDGETSGNETTAAESGY from the coding sequence ATGACGACAACACGACGCGCGACGATGGCGGCTATTGGCGCACTGGGAGCGGGAGCGACACTGACTGGATCGGCGCTTGCGGTGGGCGAACACGAAGACGACGAGCGAGCGCAGGACGAGGGAAGCGACGAGGTTCCGGACGCGGTCGCGGCGGTCCGGATCGCTCACTTCTCGCCGGACGCACCGGCCGTCGACGTCTACGTCGACGGGGAGCGAGTCCTCCAGTCGATCTCGTACGACGAGGTGTCGCCGTATCTCGAGATCGAACCCGGAGCGGCGGAGCTAACGATCACTGCGGCCGGCGACTCGGAGACCGTCGTCTTCGAGGACAGCGTCTACTTCGGACGCGCGTTCTACACGGTCGCGGCGGTCGGCGAACTCGAGGACGAGTCGTTCAGTCCGCTGATTCTCACCGACGCCGGGTCGTCCCTCGTTCGACTCGTCCACGCGTCGCCGGACGCGCCAGCCGTCGACGTCGTCGGGAACGACGGCGCGATGGAGCTCTTCGAGAACGTTTCGTTCGGCACCGCGACGAACTACGTCGCGCTTCCCGCGGGCAGTTACGCGCTCGACGTTCTCCCCGCGGCGGACGGGAACGGCGAACCGGACGCCGGTGGGGAGGCACCCGATTACGACTCCGTTGAGGGAGTCGAGACGGGTGGCGGGACCGCTGTGGGCGGAAACGAATCCGAAACGGATGGTAACGAGTCGGTGGCTGCTGGCAACGAAACGGCAATCGATGGGAACGAGACCGCGACTGCTGGCAACGAGACTGCAACAGGAACGAACGACGGTGAGACCGGCGTCGACGATACCGCGGCGGAAACAGGCGACGACTCCGGCCGGACCGACGAGGCGGTCGCCAGTCTCGAGGTCACGCTCGAGCAGGGCGGCGCCTACACCGTGGCTGCGATCGGCTACCTCGAGGCCACAGACGACGAGACAGCGTTCGACGTGACGGTTCTTGAGGACGGGCCGATGGCAGTCCTCTCCGAGGCCGAAGAAAGCGGCTCTTCGGGCGACGCTGGTTCGAGCGACGAGACCGGCGGTGACGATTCGGACGGCCGAGCAGACGCCGCGGATGGGACGACATCTGCCGAGAACGAGACGGGTGACGGCGAGACGAGTGGCAACGAAACGACGGCCGCTGAGTCAGGTTACTAA
- a CDS encoding DUF5791 family protein, with amino-acid sequence MFYEQRMSVPASPAELRAEYDEEFVQILETAGLEHVSMLTGIDEERLEAIGTDEQPSLSLEEAAQIQSQGADEPDPETIETMACEHLLLGMSTAVLDVDAVESELAIDLDPKEIQQKVERRAPMSFAEYVHLQHVIVGNTP; translated from the coding sequence ATGTTCTACGAGCAGCGGATGTCCGTTCCGGCTTCGCCGGCGGAACTTCGCGCGGAGTACGACGAGGAGTTCGTCCAGATACTCGAGACCGCGGGCCTCGAGCACGTCTCGATGCTCACGGGTATCGACGAGGAGCGCCTCGAGGCAATCGGGACGGACGAGCAGCCGTCGCTGTCGCTCGAGGAGGCGGCCCAGATACAGTCTCAGGGCGCGGACGAGCCCGATCCGGAGACGATCGAAACGATGGCCTGCGAACACCTCCTTCTCGGGATGTCGACCGCCGTCCTCGACGTGGACGCGGTCGAAAGCGAACTGGCGATCGACCTCGATCCCAAAGAGATCCAACAGAAGGTCGAACGTCGGGCCCCGATGTCGTTCGCGGAGTACGTCCACTTACAGCACGTGATCGTGGGCAACACCCCGTAG
- a CDS encoding NUDIX hydrolase, translating into MTDDSLSWETKDSAVAYSCPGFDIVNETVQLPDGTETEFDYLTEPPSVCILPLTPDGEVVCIEEWRQAVSRVNYGLPAGGIEPGDDDLKAAARRELREETGYEADRLESLVSVEPANGFTDAVVNFFVARGCQPTAAQRLDRDESIRVATTSLEELTDAVADGAIRDGRVVLALSYYRLFADDRGD; encoded by the coding sequence ATGACGGACGATTCGCTCTCGTGGGAGACCAAAGACAGCGCGGTAGCCTACTCCTGTCCGGGGTTCGATATCGTTAACGAGACCGTTCAGCTCCCCGACGGGACCGAAACCGAGTTCGATTACCTCACCGAGCCGCCGAGCGTCTGCATCCTCCCGCTGACGCCCGACGGCGAGGTCGTCTGCATCGAAGAGTGGCGACAGGCGGTCTCGCGAGTCAACTACGGACTCCCCGCCGGCGGGATCGAACCCGGCGACGACGACCTGAAGGCGGCCGCTCGACGGGAACTCCGCGAGGAGACCGGCTACGAAGCCGATCGCCTCGAGTCGCTCGTCAGCGTCGAGCCGGCGAACGGCTTCACCGACGCGGTCGTCAACTTCTTCGTCGCTCGCGGCTGTCAGCCGACGGCGGCCCAGCGACTCGACCGCGACGAGAGCATCCGCGTCGCGACGACCTCGCTCGAGGAACTGACCGACGCCGTCGCCGACGGTGCGATTCGCGACGGTCGCGTCGTGCTCGCACTCTCGTACTACCGGCTCTTCGCGGACGACCGCGGGGACTGA
- a CDS encoding enolase C-terminal domain-like protein: protein MPPQITEIESVEFSYELSDVGTDGNGFNLVYEPGSTTTRKLFALSIETDAGITGEYVGGNSPAAAQINTFADYLVGENPLERERHWSEIKRGLRKYDRMGIGPVDIALWDFAGKYYDAPIHELLGTYTTRLPAYASTYHADDNGGLDSPEAYADFAEECLELGYPGFKIHGWGGSDAARDIDREVETVRAVGERVGDEMDLMIDPACEYQTYGDALKVGRACDEQDFFWYEDPYRDGGISQHAHRKLRESLETPILQTEHVRGLEPFTDFIATDATDFVRADPEYDGGITGAIKRARIAEGFGLDVEFHAPGPAQRQCLAAIRNANYYERALVHPDCANTQPPVYRGEYSEALESIDDDGTVPVPDGPGLGVEYDWEFIEENAIGRRVYN, encoded by the coding sequence GTGCCACCACAGATAACCGAAATCGAGTCAGTCGAATTTTCCTACGAACTGTCGGACGTCGGAACTGACGGCAACGGGTTCAACCTGGTCTACGAGCCCGGTTCGACGACGACGCGGAAACTGTTCGCACTCAGCATCGAAACCGACGCCGGGATCACCGGCGAGTACGTCGGCGGCAACTCGCCGGCGGCCGCACAGATCAACACGTTCGCGGACTACCTCGTGGGCGAGAACCCGCTCGAGCGCGAACGCCACTGGAGCGAGATCAAACGCGGCCTGCGAAAGTACGACCGGATGGGGATCGGACCGGTCGACATCGCGCTCTGGGACTTCGCCGGGAAGTACTACGACGCGCCGATCCACGAACTGCTCGGCACCTACACCACCCGGCTCCCGGCCTACGCCTCGACCTATCACGCCGACGACAACGGCGGGCTGGACTCGCCGGAAGCCTACGCCGACTTCGCCGAGGAGTGTCTCGAGCTCGGCTATCCCGGCTTCAAAATACACGGCTGGGGCGGCAGCGACGCAGCCAGGGACATCGACCGGGAGGTAGAGACGGTCCGCGCCGTCGGCGAGCGCGTCGGCGACGAGATGGACCTGATGATCGACCCTGCCTGCGAGTACCAGACCTACGGCGACGCGCTCAAAGTCGGGCGGGCTTGCGACGAACAGGACTTCTTCTGGTACGAGGATCCCTACCGTGACGGCGGCATCTCCCAACACGCCCACCGAAAGCTCCGGGAATCGCTCGAGACGCCGATCCTCCAGACCGAACACGTTCGCGGGCTCGAGCCTTTCACCGACTTCATCGCCACCGACGCGACGGACTTCGTCCGTGCGGACCCCGAATACGACGGCGGGATCACCGGCGCGATAAAGCGCGCCCGGATCGCCGAAGGGTTCGGGCTGGACGTCGAGTTTCACGCGCCTGGACCCGCCCAACGCCAGTGTCTCGCCGCGATTCGAAACGCGAACTACTACGAACGCGCGCTGGTCCACCCCGACTGTGCGAACACCCAGCCGCCGGTCTACCGCGGCGAGTACTCCGAAGCCCTCGAGTCGATCGACGACGACGGAACCGTGCCGGTACCTGACGGTCCCGGGCTCGGCGTCGAGTACGACTGGGAGTTCATCGAGGAGAACGCGATCGGACGCCGAGTGTACAACTAA
- a CDS encoding TRAM domain-containing protein encodes MIVLASLALGVIAVLVVGSWLIKRFRGPSSDRRDSLESHREAQEREPPVAIGDERTVGVEEFTEHHSGERQAVTKVEGFVVFVEDLPSDVDVADAIEIKITSFNRGHTSATATCLGRA; translated from the coding sequence ATGATCGTCCTAGCATCGCTCGCGCTCGGCGTCATCGCCGTTCTCGTCGTCGGATCGTGGCTGATCAAGCGGTTCCGGGGTCCCTCGAGCGATCGACGGGACTCGCTCGAGAGCCATCGCGAAGCTCAGGAGCGAGAGCCGCCGGTCGCTATCGGCGACGAACGGACGGTGGGGGTCGAGGAATTCACCGAGCACCATTCGGGGGAGCGTCAGGCGGTAACCAAAGTCGAGGGGTTCGTCGTCTTCGTCGAAGACCTCCCGTCGGACGTCGACGTCGCGGACGCGATCGAGATCAAGATCACCTCGTTCAACCGCGGCCACACGTCGGCGACGGCAACGTGTCTGGGTCGGGCGTAG
- a CDS encoding nucleoside hydrolase translates to MPRPLLIDTDPGCDDALALLLALERDELDVVGLSTVHGNASLADTTRNARSLLECFDRTDVPLAKGATLPLTAELETAEHIHGAGGIRGELPEPTSATEPLERHSAQFIVEKAREYDGELTLAAIGPLTNVALALAIEPDLPDLLDELIVMGGAAFVPGNVTPLAEANFRSDPEAAARVVRDAQPTIVGLDVTNGANVPGEWIDSLPESTALGRSVVEWFTYYSGDQLEQYEYETTAIHDALAIAGLVDESVLETERYHMQVGTDSDLDRGALVCDATDVTDGEPNGSVALEADFERYRELLTGAVERTLETRADRRA, encoded by the coding sequence ATGCCTCGGCCGCTCCTGATCGATACCGATCCCGGGTGCGACGACGCGCTGGCGCTCTTGCTCGCCCTCGAGCGCGACGAACTCGACGTCGTCGGTCTGAGTACCGTCCACGGCAACGCGTCGCTCGCCGATACGACGCGAAACGCGCGGTCGCTCCTCGAGTGCTTCGACCGGACCGACGTCCCGCTCGCGAAGGGGGCGACGCTGCCGCTCACGGCCGAACTCGAGACGGCCGAGCACATCCACGGCGCGGGCGGGATCCGCGGCGAACTGCCCGAGCCGACGAGCGCGACGGAGCCGCTCGAGCGACACAGTGCGCAGTTCATCGTCGAGAAGGCGCGGGAGTATGATGGCGAACTGACGCTCGCGGCGATCGGCCCGCTGACGAACGTCGCGCTCGCGCTCGCGATCGAACCCGACCTCCCGGACCTGCTCGACGAACTGATCGTCATGGGCGGCGCGGCGTTCGTCCCCGGCAACGTCACGCCGCTCGCGGAGGCGAACTTCCGGTCCGATCCGGAGGCGGCCGCGCGAGTCGTTCGAGACGCGCAGCCGACGATCGTGGGCCTGGACGTGACCAATGGCGCGAACGTCCCCGGCGAGTGGATCGACTCGCTGCCGGAATCGACCGCCCTCGGTCGCTCGGTCGTCGAGTGGTTCACCTACTACTCGGGCGACCAGCTCGAGCAGTACGAGTACGAGACGACGGCGATCCACGACGCGCTGGCGATCGCGGGGCTCGTCGACGAGAGTGTTCTCGAGACTGAGCGCTACCACATGCAGGTCGGCACCGACTCGGATCTCGATCGCGGCGCGCTCGTCTGTGACGCGACCGACGTCACGGACGGAGAACCGAACGGCTCCGTCGCCCTCGAGGCCGACTTCGAACGCTATCGAGAACTCCTCACGGGGGCGGTCGAGCGAACGCTCGAAACTCGCGCCGACCGCAGAGCTTAG
- a CDS encoding tubulin/FtsZ family protein, which produces MKVALIGVGQAGGKVTERLVRFDADMGFDAIQGGFVVNSAKADLQSLEFVDTQLIGADRVNGHGVGGDNELGAEIMQSDIDQVIGGLDGRITSSADAIFVVAGLGGGTGSGGAPVLVNNLQRIYDIPVYALGILPGRNEGSLYQANAGRSLKTIIREADSTLLVDNDAWHEQGESVEGAFETINENIAQRVGLLFASGEGMDGVGESVVDSSEVINTLRGGGVAALGYASELAADNSEENIRTVMNVSRQSLLTGTSLPDATTADSALLVIAGDPDVIPRKGVEKSRRWLEDETGSMQVRGGDFPLQSDRVAALVLLGGVERSDRIDEFMERAREAQKQQDEPNEDPAEQFADDRLENLF; this is translated from the coding sequence ATGAAAGTTGCCCTGATCGGGGTGGGCCAGGCTGGTGGAAAGGTCACCGAACGGCTCGTCCGGTTCGATGCTGACATGGGGTTCGACGCGATTCAAGGTGGGTTCGTCGTCAACTCCGCGAAAGCAGATCTCCAGTCCCTCGAGTTCGTCGACACGCAGCTGATCGGTGCAGACCGCGTCAACGGCCACGGTGTCGGCGGCGATAACGAACTCGGCGCAGAGATCATGCAAAGCGACATCGACCAGGTGATCGGCGGTCTCGACGGACGGATCACCTCGAGCGCGGACGCGATATTCGTCGTCGCCGGGCTCGGTGGCGGCACCGGAAGCGGCGGCGCGCCAGTGCTCGTCAACAACCTCCAGCGGATCTACGACATTCCGGTCTACGCGCTCGGCATCCTCCCCGGGCGCAACGAGGGTTCGCTGTACCAGGCCAACGCCGGACGGTCCCTGAAGACGATCATCCGGGAAGCAGATTCGACGCTGCTGGTCGACAACGACGCGTGGCACGAACAGGGCGAGAGCGTCGAAGGCGCGTTCGAGACGATCAACGAGAACATCGCCCAGCGCGTGGGCTTGCTGTTCGCCTCGGGCGAGGGAATGGACGGCGTCGGCGAGAGCGTCGTCGACTCGAGCGAGGTCATCAACACGCTCCGGGGCGGCGGCGTCGCTGCGCTCGGATACGCGAGCGAGCTCGCGGCCGACAACAGCGAGGAGAACATCCGAACGGTGATGAACGTCTCGAGGCAGTCCCTGCTGACGGGGACGAGCCTTCCCGACGCGACGACCGCCGATTCGGCGCTGCTCGTCATCGCCGGCGATCCCGACGTGATTCCGCGAAAGGGCGTCGAAAAGTCCCGACGCTGGCTCGAGGACGAAACGGGCAGCATGCAGGTTCGGGGCGGCGACTTCCCCTTGCAGAGCGACCGAGTCGCTGCGCTCGTATTGCTGGGTGGCGTCGAACGGTCCGATCGCATCGACGAGTTCATGGAACGCGCCCGCGAGGCACAGAAACAACAGGACGAGCCGAACGAAGACCCCGCCGAACAGTTTGCCGACGACCGACTCGAGAACCTGTTCTAG
- a CDS encoding phosphoribosyltransferase — protein sequence MFADRTDAGDRLAAELERRGIDADIVLGIPRGALPVARPVADALEADLDVVVARKLGAPNNPELAVGAVASEGSVWLNDPLVERLGVSDSYLESIRSEEATNAREKADRYRETPGLPDLEGKHVVVVDDGVATGATAIACLRQVREADAARVTLAVPVGPPDSLANLEDEADEVVALKTPADFRAVGQYYRTFGQVTDEEAIEYLNRG from the coding sequence ATGTTCGCGGATCGAACCGACGCCGGCGACCGACTCGCAGCGGAACTCGAGCGCCGGGGGATCGACGCCGACATCGTCCTCGGCATTCCCCGCGGCGCGCTGCCGGTCGCGAGACCGGTCGCAGACGCGCTCGAGGCGGACCTCGACGTGGTCGTCGCTCGAAAGCTCGGCGCGCCGAACAACCCGGAACTGGCTGTGGGAGCGGTCGCGAGCGAGGGGAGCGTCTGGCTCAACGACCCGCTCGTGGAGCGACTCGGCGTCTCCGACTCGTACCTCGAGTCGATCCGCAGCGAGGAGGCGACGAACGCGCGCGAGAAAGCCGACCGCTACCGCGAGACGCCCGGACTACCGGATCTCGAGGGCAAACACGTGGTGGTCGTCGACGACGGCGTGGCGACCGGCGCGACCGCGATCGCCTGTCTTCGACAGGTCCGAGAAGCGGACGCGGCCCGCGTTACCCTCGCCGTTCCGGTCGGCCCGCCCGACTCACTCGCCAACCTCGAGGACGAAGCCGATGAGGTCGTCGCGCTGAAAACTCCCGCCGACTTCCGCGCCGTCGGCCAGTACTATCGAACGTTCGGGCAGGTGACCGACGAGGAGGCGATCGAGTACCTGAATCGCGGGTGA
- a CDS encoding PadR family transcriptional regulator: MDQLTGFQRDLLYVIAGMDRPSGQEILDDINRYIDQPVTHGRLYPNLDTLVEFELVEKGEIDRRTNYYALTPKGRRILEQRQEWIERYVDA; this comes from the coding sequence ATGGACCAGCTTACAGGATTCCAACGCGACCTGTTGTACGTCATCGCGGGAATGGACCGGCCGTCCGGCCAGGAGATTCTCGACGACATCAACAGGTACATCGACCAGCCAGTGACACACGGTCGGCTGTACCCGAATCTCGATACGCTCGTCGAGTTCGAACTCGTCGAGAAGGGGGAAATCGACCGCCGGACGAACTACTACGCGTTGACCCCGAAGGGGCGACGCATTCTCGAGCAGCGCCAGGAGTGGATAGAACGGTACGTCGACGCCTGA
- a CDS encoding DUF7839 domain-containing protein: MVDVLDNKRAATRFRILVQIAERQPAVSQGEIAADVGVTSQAVSEYIRDLVDDGLVEKEGRSRYRVTNEGVDWLFTTADDVRRFADHVTGDVLDAMSEAAYIATDDIEEGETVTLFVRDGLLHAKAGEEGPATGVATTDAEAGTDVGVTSFEGVMELEPGSVTVLQVPAVRAGGSRAIADEFVSETCDGADLVVATGVEAVVACRQAGTDPAVNFAGGEVAADAAERGLEVVAVVTIDSVGRVTDALRDAGVAYEVLEG; this comes from the coding sequence ATGGTCGATGTCCTCGACAACAAGCGGGCTGCGACGCGGTTTCGGATCCTCGTCCAGATCGCCGAGCGCCAGCCCGCGGTCAGCCAGGGAGAGATCGCAGCCGACGTCGGGGTGACGAGCCAGGCGGTCAGCGAGTATATCCGCGACCTCGTCGACGACGGCCTCGTCGAGAAGGAGGGGCGCTCTCGCTATCGCGTCACCAACGAGGGCGTCGACTGGCTCTTTACCACCGCCGACGACGTTCGACGGTTCGCGGATCACGTCACCGGCGACGTCCTCGACGCGATGAGCGAAGCCGCCTACATCGCGACCGACGATATCGAGGAAGGCGAGACCGTCACCCTATTCGTTCGGGATGGCCTCTTGCACGCGAAGGCGGGCGAGGAGGGGCCGGCAACTGGTGTCGCGACGACCGACGCCGAGGCGGGAACCGACGTCGGCGTCACCAGCTTCGAGGGCGTCATGGAACTCGAGCCCGGCTCCGTCACCGTGTTGCAGGTACCCGCGGTCCGCGCCGGCGGGAGCCGCGCCATCGCGGACGAGTTCGTCTCCGAAACCTGTGATGGCGCCGACCTCGTGGTCGCAACCGGTGTCGAAGCCGTCGTCGCCTGCCGACAGGCCGGCACCGATCCGGCCGTGAACTTCGCCGGCGGCGAGGTCGCCGCGGACGCCGCGGAACGCGGCCTCGAGGTGGTCGCCGTCGTGACGATCGACTCGGTCGGTCGGGTCACGGACGCGCTTCGAGACGCCGGTGTGGCGTACGAAGTGCTCGAGGGGTAA
- a CDS encoding coiled-coil protein produces MVDESKNIELTEDDLENKSKGQLIKMAGQLRDRRNDLNQMASERASSRDDLNAKTREKVDEAQEHREKRDELNEKVQEHKESRNELNAEANKLFDRVEKLKSDMELDEGKDLEELEEEIEQLEFKQQTEVLSSEEEQELIEKIESKREEYAERKDKLDQNDDLEELVEEAEEVRSEASQHHQKVTELADKAQEHHNEMIEAYREADDIRDEADEMHESFVEAQEAADQHHEDFVRVQKRLRELDKKEEKERKSQRDKKKEEAKEEAEEIYQKFKEGETLDTEDLMKLQKTGLL; encoded by the coding sequence ATGGTAGACGAATCCAAAAACATCGAACTCACAGAAGACGACCTCGAAAACAAATCGAAAGGCCAGCTCATCAAGATGGCCGGCCAGCTCCGAGATCGGCGAAACGATCTCAACCAGATGGCCTCCGAGCGGGCATCCAGCCGCGACGACCTGAACGCGAAGACACGCGAGAAGGTCGACGAGGCACAGGAACACCGCGAAAAACGCGACGAGCTCAACGAGAAGGTCCAAGAGCACAAAGAGAGCCGCAACGAGCTCAACGCGGAAGCGAACAAGCTCTTCGACCGCGTCGAGAAGCTCAAATCGGACATGGAACTCGACGAAGGAAAGGACCTCGAGGAGCTCGAAGAGGAGATCGAACAACTCGAGTTCAAACAGCAGACCGAAGTCCTCTCGAGTGAGGAAGAACAGGAGCTCATCGAGAAAATCGAGTCCAAGCGCGAGGAGTACGCAGAGCGCAAGGACAAACTCGATCAAAACGACGACCTCGAAGAACTCGTCGAGGAAGCAGAAGAAGTCCGATCGGAGGCCTCTCAGCACCACCAGAAGGTCACCGAACTCGCGGACAAGGCCCAAGAGCATCACAACGAGATGATCGAGGCCTATCGCGAGGCCGACGACATCCGCGACGAAGCCGACGAGATGCACGAGTCCTTCGTCGAGGCCCAGGAAGCGGCCGACCAGCACCACGAGGACTTCGTCCGCGTCCAGAAGCGCCTGCGCGAACTCGACAAGAAAGAGGAAAAAGAGCGCAAGTCCCAGCGGGACAAGAAAAAGGAGGAGGCCAAGGAGGAAGCCGAGGAGATCTACCAGAAGTTCAAGGAAGGAGAGACCCTCGACACCGAGGACCTGATGAAACTCCAGAAGACCGGCCTGCTCTAA
- the tgtA gene encoding tRNA guanosine(15) transglycosylase TgtA, which yields MRECFELRNSDAGGRIGELTVPRAGVTVETPALLPVINPNLDTISPRRLAEEFGAEILITNSYIIYNTDDVRERALSEGLHDMFEFPGAIMTDSGSFQLSEYGEITVTTEEILEFQADIGSDIGTPVDIPTPPDVSRERAAEDLETTKERLEVADAVDVGDMLINAPVQGSTHPDLREAAARHANSTDLDVFPVGAVVPLMNEYRYDDMIDVVAAAKRGLGADAPVHLFGAGHPMMFALAVAMGCDLFDSAAYALYARDDRYLTVRGTQHLEEIEYFPCSCPVCSSHDPADVRELPDREREETLAAHNLHVTFGEIRRIKQAIRAGNLLELVEQRARAHPTMLDGYRTLLDHADQLEATDPVSKGAFFYASHESARRPEVLRHRRRLERLPVPDSVFLTEGDGDGPEKYEAAWRVKPPFGPFPRALSKSYPLTAEVPTRVDRGALEAAAAGVARLVESNPDSEFGLGHLDWPARVLEALPESVETIDLTKSHRS from the coding sequence ATGCGCGAGTGCTTCGAACTCCGGAACAGCGATGCGGGGGGACGTATCGGCGAACTCACGGTTCCTCGAGCCGGCGTCACCGTCGAAACGCCAGCGCTGCTCCCGGTTATCAACCCGAATCTCGATACGATCTCCCCTCGTCGACTCGCCGAGGAGTTCGGCGCGGAGATACTCATCACGAACTCCTACATCATCTACAACACCGACGACGTTCGAGAGCGAGCGCTCTCGGAGGGCCTCCACGACATGTTCGAGTTCCCGGGCGCGATCATGACCGACTCGGGCTCGTTTCAGCTCTCGGAGTACGGCGAGATTACGGTCACGACCGAGGAGATCCTCGAGTTTCAGGCAGACATCGGCTCCGATATCGGGACGCCCGTCGACATTCCGACCCCGCCGGACGTCTCCCGCGAGCGCGCAGCCGAAGACCTCGAGACGACCAAGGAGCGACTCGAGGTCGCAGACGCCGTCGACGTCGGCGACATGCTGATCAACGCGCCCGTCCAGGGGTCGACGCATCCGGACCTCCGCGAGGCGGCCGCCCGGCACGCCAACTCGACTGACCTCGACGTCTTCCCCGTCGGCGCGGTCGTCCCGCTCATGAACGAGTACCGCTACGACGACATGATCGACGTCGTCGCCGCCGCCAAACGCGGTCTAGGCGCCGACGCGCCGGTTCACCTCTTCGGGGCTGGCCACCCGATGATGTTCGCGCTCGCGGTCGCGATGGGCTGTGACCTGTTCGATTCGGCGGCCTACGCGCTGTACGCCCGCGACGACCGCTATCTCACCGTCCGCGGGACCCAGCACCTCGAGGAGATCGAGTACTTCCCGTGTTCGTGTCCGGTCTGTTCGTCCCACGATCCGGCGGACGTGCGCGAGCTTCCGGACCGAGAGCGAGAGGAGACGCTGGCCGCTCACAACCTCCACGTGACCTTCGGGGAGATCCGCCGGATCAAACAGGCCATCCGAGCGGGGAACCTCCTCGAGCTCGTCGAACAGCGCGCTCGCGCCCACCCGACGATGCTCGACGGCTACCGGACGCTTCTGGACCACGCCGACCAGCTCGAGGCGACCGACCCCGTCTCGAAGGGGGCCTTTTTCTACGCCTCTCACGAGAGCGCTCGGCGGCCGGAAGTGCTGCGCCACCGGCGGCGACTCGAGCGCCTCCCGGTTCCCGACTCGGTGTTTCTCACAGAAGGCGACGGTGACGGCCCCGAAAAATACGAGGCTGCCTGGCGCGTCAAACCGCCGTTCGGCCCGTTCCCGCGGGCGCTTTCGAAGAGCTATCCGCTCACCGCGGAGGTACCGACGCGCGTCGACCGGGGCGCGCTCGAGGCCGCCGCGGCGGGCGTCGCTCGACTGGTCGAGTCCAACCCGGACAGCGAGTTCGGATTGGGACATCTGGACTGGCCAGCGAGGGTGCTCGAGGCGCTCCCCGAGTCAGTCGAGACGATCGATCTGACGAAGTCTCATCGGTCCTGA
- a CDS encoding DUF7310 family coiled-coil domain-containing protein translates to MSDFERVERRLTAVERTLADAERPVSDLPERAALADEVERLNDRIDDLSARVAGLEGSTQALCGYVGNVRSVNEAVERRADAAVATVDRLEGRVDALEDTRTDAGATLVVSRALLRDSQAGRYQSKPERGTGRDTDSDSAIEQRVTSEPIPPAFDPVIDDDQRFVASSDDQTRADANPGRRSLDDSSTTGHRRIEAQLAELTGTGDEPGRRASAKRTAGATEQPSTGSDGPARTSSRADDDTDTSRDRTLFEAVRGLFS, encoded by the coding sequence ATGAGCGATTTTGAGCGGGTCGAGCGGCGACTCACGGCCGTCGAACGAACACTCGCGGACGCGGAGCGGCCGGTGAGCGACCTCCCGGAGCGGGCCGCGCTGGCCGACGAGGTCGAACGTCTGAACGATCGGATCGACGACCTCAGCGCCCGCGTCGCCGGCCTCGAGGGGAGCACGCAGGCGCTGTGCGGGTACGTGGGGAACGTCCGATCGGTCAACGAAGCCGTCGAACGGCGCGCCGACGCCGCCGTCGCGACCGTGGACCGACTCGAGGGTCGCGTCGACGCGCTCGAGGATACCCGAACCGACGCGGGGGCGACTCTCGTCGTCTCGAGAGCCTTGCTCCGCGATTCGCAAGCGGGCCGTTACCAGTCGAAACCCGAACGCGGAACCGGTCGCGATACCGATTCGGATTCGGCGATCGAGCAGCGAGTGACGTCCGAACCCATCCCGCCGGCGTTCGATCCGGTCATCGACGACGACCAACGGTTCGTCGCCAGCAGCGACGATCAGACTCGAGCGGACGCGAACCCCGGCCGCCGCTCCCTCGACGACTCGAGTACTACCGGTCACCGTCGAATCGAAGCGCAACTCGCCGAACTCACCGGGACCGGTGACGAACCAGGTCGGCGCGCCTCCGCAAAACGAACTGCTGGCGCGACTGAGCAGCCGTCGACCGGTTCCGATGGGCCGGCACGCACGTCGTCACGCGCGGACGACGATACGGATACATCGCGCGATAGAACGCTATTCGAGGCGGTTCGAGGGCTGTTTTCGTGA